Below is a genomic region from Leptospira bourretii.
ATATATCATCTACTTCATATGCCAAATGTCCAAAATTTCTACCGACCGTGTATGGATCTGTTTGACCCCAATTGTATGTGAGTTCGATCTCAGGTGCGTCCGCATCACCTGTAGACAAAAACACAAGAGTGAATTTGCCTTCTGGGTGTTCATTTCTTCGTGTAACTTTGAGGCCAAGGATTTCCACAAAAAAATGCAAAGCCCGATCCAAATCCAAAACACGAATCATTGTATGTAAATATTTCATCTTTTCCTACTATAAGAAAAAGTAGCGAAGAAGCACAAGCCAAGAAATATATTTTGGAATCTCAAATCGAAACCAATTCCTTTCTCCTTCCAGAAGTCTTCCCATGGAAACAAAGGAAAAAACCAAAAGATAAAACACAGAAACAATTTCTCCCAAAGAATAAAGATGCATTCTTTTTAAAAAATATAAAGTAATAACTGTTGGGATTAAAAAAGAAATCAAAAGATAAATTCGATCCAATGGTGTTCCGGCTTTGTGTCTGTATTGAGGTAATCTGGATTTTCTATCTATATCCCATCTGTTGTGATTCAGCCAAATTTTTGGATCTCTGACACCACGATCAAGAATCGATTGTAGGTCATCAGGCCGAACTGAAGGATAAGAAAAAAAAGAACGGATCCCTTGCCACTTATATTTTGTTTTCCATAGATCACCAAACAAATCACGGAACACATGAAGTTCCGCCGTCACTGGATCATAAGTTTTTAATTGAGAAACAAGGCCATACCTAGGTTCTTGTTTTTCTTCACAAAAAGTTCCAAAGATACGATCCCAAAATATAAACACACCTCCATAGTTTCTGTCAATATATTCTGGATTCATTGCGTGGTGGACCCTATGATGAGATGGTGTCACAAATATAAATTCAAACCACTTGTTGAGTTTTTTAATGGTGCGAGTATGAACCCAGAATTGGTATGTACGATTTAATGCATCGATGATCAAATAAGACTCAACCGGAAAACCAAGAAGCGCAAGTGGCAAATAAAAAAGCCCGATTCCTATATTACGGACAAAAGACTGCCTAAGAGCAACAGACAAATTAAATTCTTCACTTGAATGATGCACTACATGAGAAGCCCACAAAACTTTGATTTCATGGCTATATCGATGAGCCCAATAAAACAAAAAATCAAGGATTATAAAAAGGAGAATCCAATATAAAGGAGAAGAAGTTGATAAAAAGATTTTTGAAAGAAAAGTCTCTCCCCAAGAAATTTTGTATAACTCATTGTATACAAAAACCAAACCCAGCAGGATCACACCGTCAAAAATTCGGCTGAGAACTCCCAGACTCAAGTCGGCTAAAGAATCTTCGTAAAAATAATAATCCTGCTTTTTAAAACGAGTGTAAAGTACCTCGAGTAGTAGAAGTAGAATATAAAACGGTGCAATGGATTCAATGAGTCTCATAGTACGTCCTTTAAGATCTTACTATGGATACTAGTTTGAAAAGAAATGCAACCTCCTTTCCGATATGTATTTTGTATCTTTTAAATAAAAAAACACACCTCAGGTGAACTGTTACTTTATGAAGTTTTTGAATCCTAAACTCATTTTAACCGAGTGCTTAGATCGGCATTCAACTCATTAAATGTATTGGTGAGACCAAGATTCCAACCAAGAACCAAAGCTTCGGGATCTTTTTTTTCAATGAGTTGGATTTGTTTGTAAGTTTTTCGGAACACTGGTGTAGAAATTGAATCCTTATCTTCATAAACCACAATCTCAAATTCTAGAACCGCTTTTGGTTCTTTGGTACGAAAGTCTCCATACATTTGAGAAAGGTTTAGTTCAATAAAATGTGTAACATTGATTCTGGTGTTCATACTCGCATCCCATTCAAAGTTACCGGATTTCAAAAGAGAACGAACAAACTCTTCTTTGAAGTTATGGGCCGGCGGAATAAAAAAACCATTATAAAAATCGGATTCGTAAACGGCATTTTCTTTGCGATATACAAATTCTTTTCCTTCGAATCTTTGAGAAATAAAAACCTTTCGGACGACAAAAGTCCTTGGTTTTGGAACAACAAACAATTGTTTGATTTCACCAACTTCGATTAAAAAAAATCTTTTTTCAGGAAAAGTTTTACTAACTCCAAAACATTGGGTTAAAACAAATGTGAATCCAATTAAAATGAAAAAACGGGTCAAAGCTTTCATACTTTTATTTCCAAAGTTTAGACTTGTTTGGTGCTTCTCCGAAAAGAAACTGAGAAGGATATTTTTTCGCATTCGAAGTTACTTCTTTTAAATCTTCGGATGCGATTCTTAAATTTTCAATTGATGTAGATATGTCTCCCTGATTCGAAGCAAGAAGTGTATCCAATCGTTTTAATGTCATTTGTAACTGCGTCACAGAGGCATCTAATTTTTTAGGTAAACCTTGTGTATCAGGACTAGCAATGAGTGCCTTTACTTCTGCATTTGTTTTACGAAGGTCAACGAGAAGTCCGGTGGATTCACGTGCTAAATCACCTAACTTTGCTTCTTGGATGGTTTGGTTTAGATTTCGAATGAGTTCGCCCACACCCAATAGAATTTTATCAACATCTGCTTTTTCTACTTTGTCGAAAAACTTATCTACGGATGCAGTGAAACGAGAGATGGTACTTGGAGCAGAAGGGATATAAATTGTTTTTGGTTCCCATTCGATTGACAAAGGAGGGTTTTTTTCAGGATTCAAATAATCAACTTCAAGATATGCTGTCCCAGTTAATCCTTGTGAGGCGAGACGAACACGAAGTCCACTTTGAATCATCCTCTGAACGGTTTTTTTTAAATCATTCCCATAAACACCCTTCACAAAATCAGGAACAGACATTTTAATCAAAACATATCTTCCATAACGAAGTTCTGTATCTTCTGTGAGTTTATCCGAATATTCATTTTGAACAAAAGTAATCTCTTGGACTGTCCCAACTTTTACGCCACGGTGTTTCACTGGAGAACCAATGTCCAAACCTTGGACTGATTCATCGAAATAGGTCTCCAGACTAACTGATCTTTGAAAGATATTCCCAGCAGTGAAAACAATTAAAAACAAAATCAGTGTAAAAAAACTAACTAGGACAAAAATCCCAACTTTGAAATATATTTTATTCGATTGGTTCATAATTGAGAACTCTCCTGAGGAATACGATTGAAGAATTGTTTTACAAAAGGGTCTTTTGATTTTTCTTTTAAATCTTTTGGTTTGCCTTCTGCGATGATTCCTTTTTTGCTTTTGTCTAAAACAATCACTCGATCCGCCATAGTAAAGACAGAGGGAAGTTCATGAGTTACGATTACAAAAGTAACTCCCAAAGTTCTCGACAAACGAATGATTAGGTGGTCTAACTCCACGCTAGTGATGGGATCTAGACCTGCACTTGGTTCATCCAAAAATAAAATTTCTGGATCCATTGCCATAGCACGGGCAATGGCTGCACGTTTTTTCATACCGCCCGAAAG
It encodes:
- a CDS encoding MlaD family protein, with protein sequence MNQSNKIYFKVGIFVLVSFFTLILFLIVFTAGNIFQRSVSLETYFDESVQGLDIGSPVKHRGVKVGTVQEITFVQNEYSDKLTEDTELRYGRYVLIKMSVPDFVKGVYGNDLKKTVQRMIQSGLRVRLASQGLTGTAYLEVDYLNPEKNPPLSIEWEPKTIYIPSAPSTISRFTASVDKFFDKVEKADVDKILLGVGELIRNLNQTIQEAKLGDLARESTGLLVDLRKTNAEVKALIASPDTQGLPKKLDASVTQLQMTLKRLDTLLASNQGDISTSIENLRIASEDLKEVTSNAKKYPSQFLFGEAPNKSKLWK
- a CDS encoding VOC family protein, translating into MKYLHTMIRVLDLDRALHFFVEILGLKVTRRNEHPEGKFTLVFLSTGDADAPEIELTYNWGQTDPYTVGRNFGHLAYEVDDIYLTCERIKELGVVINRPPRDGRMAFVRSPDLISIELLQKGSPLPPKEPWASMPNTGEW
- a CDS encoding sterol desaturase family protein gives rise to the protein MRLIESIAPFYILLLLLEVLYTRFKKQDYYFYEDSLADLSLGVLSRIFDGVILLGLVFVYNELYKISWGETFLSKIFLSTSSPLYWILLFIILDFLFYWAHRYSHEIKVLWASHVVHHSSEEFNLSVALRQSFVRNIGIGLFYLPLALLGFPVESYLIIDALNRTYQFWVHTRTIKKLNKWFEFIFVTPSHHRVHHAMNPEYIDRNYGGVFIFWDRIFGTFCEEKQEPRYGLVSQLKTYDPVTAELHVFRDLFGDLWKTKYKWQGIRSFFSYPSVRPDDLQSILDRGVRDPKIWLNHNRWDIDRKSRLPQYRHKAGTPLDRIYLLISFLIPTVITLYFLKRMHLYSLGEIVSVFYLLVFSFVSMGRLLEGERNWFRFEIPKYISWLVLLRYFFL
- a CDS encoding ABC-type transport auxiliary lipoprotein, LBF_0736 family, coding for MKALTRFFILIGFTFVLTQCFGVSKTFPEKRFFLIEVGEIKQLFVVPKPRTFVVRKVFISQRFEGKEFVYRKENAVYESDFYNGFFIPPAHNFKEEFVRSLLKSGNFEWDASMNTRINVTHFIELNLSQMYGDFRTKEPKAVLEFEIVVYEDKDSISTPVFRKTYKQIQLIEKKDPEALVLGWNLGLTNTFNELNADLSTRLK